The following are encoded in a window of Acidicapsa ligni genomic DNA:
- a CDS encoding type IIL restriction-modification enzyme MmeI, whose protein sequence is MNHFMARLIFCFFAEHTDIFNGRGLFTDTIEQMSETNGSNAHQVMEAIFCSMNIKAADRAASGLPGQLSPLRGRQRQHQPVRLMPKLRDAVFWKAAVCCFAIFEQSDHLLKRTHEARGPLLPDGDLTRHSPILSWDTGL, encoded by the coding sequence ATGAACCACTTCATGGCGCGGCTTATCTTCTGCTTCTTTGCCGAGCATACGGACATCTTCAATGGTCGCGGTCTATTCACGGACACCATTGAGCAGATGAGCGAGACAAATGGCAGCAACGCGCACCAGGTCATGGAGGCGATCTTCTGCTCCATGAACATTAAGGCTGCTGACCGCGCTGCCAGTGGACTGCCGGGTCAACTTTCGCCACTGCGCGGGCGACAGCGCCAGCACCAACCGGTGCGGCTAATGCCAAAACTGCGAGATGCCGTTTTTTGGAAGGCGGCAGTTTGCTGTTTTGCTATTTTCGAGCAGAGCGACCATCTCCTCAAACGCACTCACGAAGCTCGGGGCCCACTCCTCCCTGACGGCGATCTCACTCGCCACTCGCCGATACTGTCATGGGACACTGGCCTATAA
- a CDS encoding acyl-CoA dehydrogenase family protein: MATTTPTKAHDEQKPAKVLPAPNVDFYAILDTLPAEDVAVVKQVRTFMETKVAPIITKHWVEDSFPFEILQEFKDLNIGGVAMNGYGCRGGSALLFGLIAMEMARFDSSIATFFGVHNGLAMGSIYLGGSEEQKQKWLPSMARWEKIGCFGLTEPLVGSGASGGLTTTAKREGDTWVLNGQKKWIGNSPWCDISIIWARDVADNQVKAFIVENKTTPGFSVEKIENKIALKVVQNGLITMDNCRVSEENRLQGDASFHDTARVLKMTRFMVGWEATGCAMGAYENALKYCQERTQFGKPIGSFQLVQDLLSKMLANITASQCLVVRMAQLHAEDKLTDAHAALAKAFTTAKCRETVAWARELLGGNGIVADYNVGRFFADAEALYSYEGTYQMQNLILGKAITGFSAFL, encoded by the coding sequence ATGGCAACAACTACTCCAACAAAAGCTCATGACGAACAGAAGCCAGCAAAGGTGCTGCCGGCTCCGAACGTAGACTTCTACGCAATCCTTGATACTTTGCCAGCCGAGGATGTGGCCGTTGTGAAACAGGTCCGCACGTTCATGGAAACGAAGGTCGCGCCTATCATCACGAAGCACTGGGTAGAAGACTCGTTTCCGTTTGAAATATTACAGGAATTCAAGGATCTCAATATCGGCGGCGTGGCCATGAACGGTTACGGCTGCAGAGGCGGAAGTGCGCTGCTATTTGGATTAATTGCAATGGAGATGGCACGCTTCGACTCATCGATCGCGACATTCTTTGGAGTTCATAACGGCCTGGCGATGGGTTCTATCTATTTGGGTGGATCTGAAGAACAGAAACAGAAGTGGTTGCCGTCGATGGCTCGGTGGGAAAAAATCGGTTGCTTTGGCCTTACTGAACCCCTAGTGGGTTCTGGAGCCTCCGGCGGACTAACTACGACCGCGAAGCGGGAAGGCGACACATGGGTACTGAACGGTCAAAAGAAATGGATTGGCAACTCTCCTTGGTGCGACATTTCGATCATCTGGGCGCGGGACGTTGCTGACAATCAAGTCAAAGCTTTCATCGTTGAGAACAAGACGACGCCTGGCTTTAGTGTCGAAAAGATTGAGAACAAGATCGCGCTCAAAGTGGTTCAGAACGGACTGATCACGATGGACAACTGCCGTGTATCGGAGGAGAACCGTCTTCAGGGAGACGCCTCTTTCCACGACACGGCACGGGTGTTGAAAATGACCAGATTCATGGTGGGCTGGGAAGCGACGGGATGTGCAATGGGCGCATATGAGAACGCACTCAAATACTGCCAGGAACGTACACAGTTTGGAAAACCGATCGGTTCTTTCCAGCTTGTGCAGGACCTCCTCTCTAAAATGCTCGCTAACATCACGGCTTCGCAGTGCCTCGTGGTCCGAATGGCCCAATTGCATGCTGAAGACAAGCTGACAGATGCGCATGCAGCGCTTGCTAAGGCATTCACTACGGCTAAATGCCGCGAGACGGTCGCCTGGGCTCGTGAGCTGTTGGGCGGCAATGGTATCGTCGCCGACTATAACGTCGGACGCTTCTTCGCGGATGCGGAGGCGCTTTATTCCTATGAGGGAACATACCAGATGCAGAACCTCATTCTCGGCAAAGCCATAACCGGTTTCAGCGCCTTCTTGTGA
- a CDS encoding 3-hydroxyacyl-CoA dehydrogenase: protein MSSSISTQKEMNLAHASGSGRLFFLDLGAGRVMSANPDGSNLKVLVNEGRKLPDGLVVDAEAGHLYWTNMGNLKANDGSISRSDLDGNNVITIVPEGGTFTPKQLQFDRGNGKLYWCDREGMRVMRSSLDGSDIETLVDTSEGDQRPGPDAKKWCVGIALDVEFGKLYWTQKGNDNAGQGRILRANLEIPNGQTATSRSDIETLYDSLPDPIDLDLDLTARMLYWTDRGDPPRGNTVNRAHMDSTKGERSDPEIVFTHLMEGIGLALDVKGARMFVTDFAGSLYSANLDGSNQKTLLFAQGNLTGIAYAELPAR, encoded by the coding sequence ATGTCTTCCTCTATTAGCACGCAAAAGGAAATGAATCTTGCTCACGCGTCCGGTTCTGGACGGCTGTTCTTCCTGGATCTGGGAGCAGGCCGCGTGATGTCCGCGAATCCAGATGGAAGCAATTTGAAAGTCCTCGTCAATGAGGGGCGTAAGCTTCCAGACGGTTTGGTCGTTGACGCTGAAGCCGGTCACCTCTACTGGACCAATATGGGCAATCTCAAGGCAAACGACGGATCGATCTCGCGGTCTGACTTAGACGGAAACAATGTAATCACGATTGTTCCGGAGGGGGGTACCTTCACGCCGAAGCAACTCCAGTTCGACAGGGGCAACGGCAAGCTGTACTGGTGTGATCGCGAAGGGATGCGAGTGATGCGATCGAGCCTGGATGGATCTGACATCGAAACTCTAGTCGACACAAGCGAAGGCGACCAGCGGCCTGGTCCCGACGCAAAGAAATGGTGCGTGGGTATAGCCCTGGATGTTGAATTTGGAAAACTCTACTGGACCCAGAAAGGCAACGATAACGCTGGCCAAGGTCGCATTCTTCGAGCCAATCTGGAGATTCCCAATGGGCAAACTGCGACAAGCCGGAGCGATATCGAGACGCTCTACGATAGTCTGCCCGACCCCATAGACCTCGATCTTGATCTCACCGCACGAATGCTTTACTGGACGGATCGTGGCGACCCACCGCGGGGTAACACTGTGAACCGCGCGCACATGGACTCGACAAAAGGGGAACGAAGCGATCCCGAAATTGTATTCACTCACCTGATGGAGGGAATCGGCCTGGCTCTTGATGTAAAAGGCGCGCGTATGTTCGTCACGGACTTCGCGGGTTCCCTTTACAGCGCAAATCTCGATGGATCGAATCAGAAGACGCTGCTGTTTGCTCAGGGGAACCTGACTGGCATAGCGTATGCAGAACTTCCTGCGCGCTAA
- a CDS encoding enoyl-CoA hydratase-related protein — MSSPVLPLQLETVVYEKKGPIAYVTINRPKVLNALNKTVIADLRSAFEDVRDDSTVRGVIFTGAGDKAFAAGADVGEIVNDTGVEAEEKTRAGQAVTNLIDNLGKPVIAAINGFALGGGCELTMACTIRLAAETARFGQPEVKLGIMPGYGGSQRLPRLVGKGRALQLILTGEIISAQEAYRIGLVNEILPNANLIARAEEILQLILANAPIGVKLSIEAVNKGLETSLEQGLLLEAALFAICVGTEDKKEGTSAFLEKRVARFQGR, encoded by the coding sequence GTGAGTTCGCCAGTCTTACCTTTGCAACTTGAGACCGTAGTGTACGAGAAAAAGGGACCGATCGCCTATGTGACAATCAACCGTCCGAAGGTGCTTAACGCTCTCAACAAGACAGTCATTGCTGACCTGAGATCAGCATTCGAGGACGTGCGGGACGATTCCACTGTGCGGGGTGTCATCTTCACAGGCGCTGGTGATAAGGCCTTCGCTGCCGGCGCAGACGTCGGCGAAATTGTCAACGACACAGGCGTCGAAGCGGAAGAGAAAACGCGAGCCGGTCAAGCCGTCACCAATTTGATCGATAACCTTGGCAAGCCTGTCATTGCTGCAATAAACGGTTTCGCTCTGGGTGGTGGTTGCGAACTGACAATGGCTTGCACCATTCGGCTCGCAGCTGAAACCGCAAGGTTTGGTCAGCCAGAGGTAAAGCTTGGGATCATGCCAGGTTACGGCGGTTCTCAAAGATTGCCACGACTCGTTGGGAAAGGCAGGGCACTGCAGCTGATTCTGACCGGCGAGATCATCAGCGCTCAGGAAGCCTATCGCATTGGCTTAGTGAACGAAATCCTGCCCAACGCCAATCTCATCGCCAGAGCGGAGGAAATCCTTCAGTTGATTCTTGCTAACGCCCCAATCGGCGTAAAGCTCTCCATCGAGGCAGTGAACAAGGGGCTAGAAACAAGCCTGGAACAAGGTCTGCTCCTGGAAGCTGCGCTATTTGCGATATGCGTCGGTACTGAGGATAAGAAAGAAGGAACTTCGGCTTTCCTCGAGAAGCGTGTTGCTCGGTTTCAGGGTCGATGA
- a CDS encoding CaiB/BaiF CoA transferase family protein, with amino-acid sequence MTSNNIFSGLKVLDLASFIAGPAATTVLSDFGAEVIKIEPPGMGDPYRFFYKTAPNPTTHENYAWHLTNRNKRGMALDLKSPSAAIILERLVKWADVLVTNFPHPVRKKLKLTFEDVGPWNPRLIYADITGYGDHGPDADLPGFDITAYWARSGLMAMTRDAGGAPTLPIPGIGDHATAISLYSAIVTALYRRERTGAGSYVTTSLVAEGAWAAATWIQGALCGAKFFPLHDRMAPPNPVLNPYQTADDRWFLLVVQEKDWATFAQTIGHSELVLDERFNDGVKRSVNSPTLTAILDATFRSQSLAYWREIFDHSHITYGIVQTPSEVIDDPQLLANDIIVPIQGGDEHLRATVSSPMKMHGVSKEPATRAPELGEHNQEVLRELGFDLEEVETFKASGVIPNVKHSETGSTQGEQRLA; translated from the coding sequence ATGACGTCGAACAATATTTTTTCTGGTTTGAAGGTTTTGGATCTTGCGAGCTTCATCGCAGGGCCAGCTGCAACGACGGTACTTTCGGATTTTGGCGCCGAAGTAATCAAGATTGAACCACCTGGAATGGGTGATCCTTACCGCTTCTTTTACAAGACGGCGCCAAATCCGACTACCCATGAGAATTATGCGTGGCATTTGACCAATCGCAACAAGCGGGGAATGGCGCTCGATCTGAAGTCTCCTTCGGCGGCAATAATCCTGGAGCGCCTGGTTAAGTGGGCAGACGTCCTGGTCACGAATTTTCCTCATCCAGTGCGCAAGAAACTAAAGTTGACCTTCGAAGATGTCGGCCCGTGGAATCCTCGCCTGATCTACGCGGATATCACCGGGTATGGTGACCATGGCCCGGACGCTGACCTTCCGGGTTTCGATATTACTGCATATTGGGCACGAAGTGGTTTGATGGCAATGACGCGGGATGCTGGCGGGGCGCCCACGCTCCCGATACCCGGTATAGGAGATCACGCAACAGCAATCTCGCTATATTCCGCTATCGTCACTGCACTCTACAGGCGGGAGCGCACTGGAGCGGGGTCCTATGTAACGACCTCTCTCGTTGCCGAAGGCGCCTGGGCGGCGGCTACTTGGATTCAGGGTGCGCTTTGCGGAGCGAAGTTTTTTCCTTTGCATGACAGGATGGCTCCGCCGAACCCTGTGCTGAATCCATATCAAACCGCGGATGACCGATGGTTTCTCCTGGTCGTGCAAGAGAAAGACTGGGCAACCTTCGCGCAGACGATTGGCCATTCCGAATTAGTGCTGGATGAGCGGTTCAACGATGGGGTGAAGCGATCGGTAAATTCGCCGACGCTTACAGCAATCCTGGATGCTACTTTCCGCTCGCAGTCGCTGGCCTATTGGCGCGAGATCTTTGACCACTCTCACATTACATACGGAATTGTGCAGACGCCTAGCGAAGTGATCGATGATCCCCAATTGCTTGCCAACGACATCATCGTGCCGATCCAGGGCGGTGATGAGCACCTGAGGGCCACAGTCAGCAGTCCGATGAAGATGCATGGCGTTTCTAAAGAACCGGCCACACGTGCGCCCGAGTTGGGCGAGCACAACCAGGAAGTTCTCAGAGAGCTGGGCTTCGATCTCGAAGAGGTCGAAACATTCAAGGCCAGCGGGGTCATCCCCAATGTCAAACATTCGGAAACAGGATCCACTCAAGGCGAGCAGAGACTTGCATAA
- a CDS encoding NAD(P)/FAD-dependent oxidoreductase, which yields MTRTKIVIVGAGFGGLATIKALKNTPAQITLIDRTNHHLFQPLLYQVATSVLAPGQIGSPIRGILRNQQNATVILGEVTGVDKDKKHVLVTTDDRQNVQVSYDYLILATGVTHSYFGRNEFEKFAPGLKSLADAVAIRTKILRAFEQAEAEEDPSRHRDLLTFVLVGAGPTGVEMASAIAVLVRTTLKSEFRRIDPTSARVVLLDMAPRVLTPFSEKLSDAAKRRLADLGVEVRLGHSVDQIDEDGVVVGGERISSRTVIWTAGVAPSPAGKWLQVEMDRAGRVRIQNDLTVPGHPEIFVIGDTASLDRDGKPLPGVAQVAMQQGRYAGKLIHRRIIGKSAPGPFSYFDKGNMAVVGKGFAVLQSGKIEMSGFVAWLAWAGIHLQFLAESSLRVSVFLQWTWTYWTGKRGSRLIVNSTQQKL from the coding sequence ATGACTCGAACCAAGATCGTCATCGTAGGTGCGGGGTTTGGGGGGCTGGCAACTATCAAGGCTCTTAAAAATACGCCCGCGCAGATTACTTTGATCGACCGCACAAACCACCACTTGTTTCAGCCATTGCTATATCAGGTCGCCACTTCTGTGTTGGCTCCTGGCCAGATAGGCTCTCCGATACGAGGGATTCTTCGCAATCAACAAAACGCCACGGTGATTTTGGGTGAAGTGACTGGCGTTGACAAAGACAAGAAGCACGTTCTCGTCACCACGGATGATCGGCAGAATGTGCAGGTTTCCTACGATTATTTGATTCTCGCGACGGGTGTGACTCATAGCTATTTTGGTCGAAATGAATTTGAAAAGTTCGCACCTGGTTTGAAGAGCCTCGCGGATGCAGTGGCAATCCGAACAAAGATACTGCGAGCTTTCGAACAAGCAGAGGCCGAGGAAGATCCGAGCCGTCATCGCGATCTGCTGACCTTCGTGCTGGTCGGCGCAGGTCCCACCGGCGTGGAGATGGCTTCCGCCATAGCAGTACTCGTGCGTACCACACTTAAATCGGAATTTCGCAGAATCGATCCAACCTCGGCTCGCGTTGTGCTCTTGGATATGGCGCCGAGGGTTCTCACTCCATTCTCTGAGAAACTCTCCGACGCAGCGAAGCGACGGCTTGCAGACTTGGGTGTCGAGGTTCGGCTCGGACATAGCGTCGATCAGATTGACGAGGACGGTGTCGTGGTAGGTGGAGAGCGCATCTCAAGCAGGACGGTTATCTGGACTGCCGGCGTTGCTCCGTCGCCGGCGGGCAAGTGGCTACAAGTCGAAATGGATCGAGCCGGACGGGTACGAATCCAGAATGACCTTACAGTGCCCGGACATCCAGAGATATTTGTAATCGGGGATACGGCATCGTTGGATCGAGACGGCAAGCCTTTACCTGGTGTTGCCCAGGTGGCGATGCAGCAAGGGCGCTATGCGGGAAAACTGATTCACCGCCGCATCATAGGCAAATCCGCGCCAGGCCCATTCAGCTATTTCGACAAAGGCAACATGGCGGTGGTGGGGAAGGGCTTTGCCGTCTTACAGAGCGGCAAGATCGAAATGAGCGGCTTCGTTGCATGGCTTGCCTGGGCCGGAATTCATCTCCAGTTTCTGGCGGAATCGAGCCTCAGGGTGAGCGTTTTTCTCCAATGGACCTGGACTTACTGGACTGGAAAACGGGGTTCCCGGCTGATTGTGAACTCCACTCAGCAGAAGCTCTAA
- a CDS encoding 3-hydroxyacyl-CoA dehydrogenase NAD-binding domain-containing protein: MTSNNGFQKVTIIGTGVIGASWAAFFLAQGLDVVATDIAPDADLALRRFVDAAWPALTQLGLAAGATRDRLKFTSDLHVAIKGADLVVENGPERADFKIKLFADLDAHTPVSTILASSSSGIPMTVIQSGCKNPGRCVICHPFNPPHLMPLVEVVGGEKTDEDTVKRAMAFFQSLGKKPIHIRKEMKGFVANRLQAALWREVLFLISEGVADVKAVDDAVSWGPGLRWGVMGPNILGHLGGGQGGIQHFIDHLFQPMTTWWATSDPLLTPELEAQIASGTLELAGNRSIEELERERDNMLLELLATRAKGELAAQAAYESGRKELSANK, encoded by the coding sequence ATGACCAGCAATAACGGATTTCAAAAGGTAACGATCATCGGCACAGGAGTTATTGGAGCAAGCTGGGCAGCCTTTTTTCTGGCGCAAGGTCTTGACGTCGTAGCCACCGACATCGCGCCCGACGCTGATTTGGCGTTGAGACGATTTGTAGATGCTGCGTGGCCCGCTCTCACCCAACTTGGGCTGGCCGCTGGAGCTACGCGAGATCGTCTCAAGTTCACGTCCGACCTTCATGTGGCGATCAAAGGCGCGGACTTGGTAGTGGAGAATGGACCCGAACGCGCGGACTTCAAGATCAAACTCTTCGCCGATCTGGACGCCCACACGCCGGTCTCCACAATACTTGCCTCCAGCTCTTCAGGAATTCCGATGACCGTAATCCAATCGGGCTGCAAGAATCCCGGCCGCTGCGTGATCTGTCATCCCTTCAATCCACCGCACCTAATGCCGCTTGTGGAAGTAGTGGGTGGAGAAAAGACGGATGAAGACACCGTGAAGCGAGCCATGGCGTTCTTCCAATCTCTAGGCAAGAAACCCATCCATATCCGCAAGGAAATGAAAGGATTCGTCGCCAACCGCCTGCAGGCTGCTCTATGGCGCGAAGTCCTCTTCCTGATCTCGGAAGGTGTCGCTGACGTCAAGGCAGTGGACGATGCGGTTTCCTGGGGACCGGGACTTCGCTGGGGCGTTATGGGACCCAATATACTGGGTCACCTGGGCGGCGGTCAGGGCGGCATTCAGCACTTCATCGATCACCTGTTCCAACCCATGACTACGTGGTGGGCAACCTCGGACCCGCTGTTGACTCCCGAACTTGAGGCGCAGATTGCCAGTGGAACGCTCGAGCTGGCAGGCAACCGCTCGATAGAAGAACTGGAACGCGAACGGGACAACATGTTACTGGAACTTTTGGCAACGCGAGCCAAAGGTGAGCTGGCGGCACAGGCTGCCTACGAAAGCGGTCGTAAGGAATTGTCTGCAAACAAGTAA
- the ribA gene encoding GTP cyclohydrolase II produces the protein MNRAKKITELQRVASTQIPTEWGIFQVTGFQYETLGSPNQAETAVALAMGDLNEDAPLLRIHSQCLTGDVFGSLRCDCGEQLKIAMRAIAREGRGLVIYEQKEGRGIGLMAKLQAYSLQDVGLDTIEANHALGFVTDCRTFDLPVAILQHLGIYRVRLLSNNQEKFRALVDGGIEVVKQISCEAIPNPYSIDYLRTKKDKMGHDLNLGGYESMESSIFPYFNLLDAEVER, from the coding sequence ATGAATCGAGCAAAAAAAATCACGGAGCTTCAGCGCGTTGCGAGTACTCAAATTCCAACTGAGTGGGGAATATTTCAAGTCACGGGATTCCAATACGAGACTCTCGGATCTCCGAATCAGGCCGAGACCGCAGTCGCTCTGGCAATGGGCGATCTCAATGAAGATGCGCCGTTATTGCGCATCCATTCGCAATGTTTGACGGGCGATGTATTTGGATCTTTGCGTTGTGATTGCGGAGAGCAACTGAAGATCGCGATGCGTGCGATCGCTCGTGAGGGCCGCGGGTTGGTGATATATGAGCAGAAGGAGGGTCGAGGGATCGGGCTTATGGCGAAGTTACAGGCCTACAGTTTGCAGGATGTGGGTTTGGACACGATCGAGGCAAATCATGCATTGGGGTTTGTGACAGATTGTCGAACTTTCGACCTGCCTGTTGCCATCTTGCAGCATCTCGGCATCTACCGCGTTCGCCTTCTCTCGAACAACCAGGAGAAGTTCCGAGCTCTTGTGGACGGTGGAATTGAGGTTGTGAAGCAGATTTCCTGCGAAGCCATCCCCAATCCTTATTCCATCGATTATCTGCGGACCAAGAAAGACAAGATGGGGCACGATCTCAACCTTGGGGGGTATGAAAGCATGGAGTCCTCGATCTTTCCGTACTTCAATTTGCTCGATGCGGAAGTCGAGAGGTGA
- a CDS encoding 3,4-dihydroxy-2-butanone-4-phosphate synthase — protein sequence MAAEIITLAAINFLTTHGRGLICLALPGERVDELRLDPMATDNTALYGTAFTVSIDAKRRR from the coding sequence ATGGCGGCGGAGATAATCACGCTGGCGGCAATCAACTTCCTGACGACACACGGACGGGGCCTCATCTGCCTGGCTCTTCCCGGCGAGAGAGTTGATGAGTTGCGATTGGATCCGATGGCGACTGACAATACAGCGTTGTACGGCACGGCCTTTACGGTTTCAATCGACGCTAAGAGGAGAAGGTAA